Genomic window (bacterium):
CTAACTCAAAATCAAATTGTTCATTACCTTCAACCCTTGGTAAAGTTAAGACAGAAACATTATGAATCTTTTTTAACATTTCAAAGAATTTATTAACTTCATCATCACTTGCGGTAGATGGAACTTTTCCTTTTACAATTGGAGTTACATACCTCTCAAGGTATCGTGCATAAAATTTAAGACAGATATCTTTTAACCACCAACTCCTATAAACTGCTTTTAAATCACTTTCACCTTGAATTTGTCCAAAAGCAGAGTTATAAGACCAGATAATAAATTTCTCTCTTGGAATCTCTTCACCATAAGCAAAAATCTTTGTTAAATTACCATAATCATCGTATTCAAAACTGAAAATCCAGGGTAATTTTGTTTTTATATCTGATAAAACTAATTTATTATTTTCTTCTTTAAAAATCATTTCACTAATAGAAAACCCATAATCTAAAGCAGTTAGAATAGAGTATAAAACACTTGAAAAAGCTCGCTTAAGAGAATTGAAGTTATCCTGTATAAATTTGGCTTGTTCTATTGATTCTGGTTTATCATCCCTTGGT
Coding sequences:
- a CDS encoding DUF935 family protein — protein: MFKKKSLNKSFLTKEVTPAYPSEFEDLDKIIQEKGLKFYSKLLYDEQVKFCLGIKKFLILSGGWEIIPRDDKPESIEQAKFIQDNFNSLKRAFSSVLYSILTALDYGFSISEMIFKEENNKLVLSDIKTKLPWIFSFEYDDYGNLTKIFAYGEEIPREKFIIWSYNSAFGQIQGESDLKAVYRSWWLKDICLKFYARYLERYVTPIVKGKVPSTASDDEVNKFFEMLKKIHNVSVLTLPRVEGNEQFDFELVETKKDAGEQFLKAIELANEAIGRGLLIPALFGATKATYGSYALGELQFDVVYQFLISISENLSDEVINKQLIKTLIDLNFTNPLYPKFKIKPISREFVENYLKYLKLDIKNGT